A single region of the Methanolacinia paynteri genome encodes:
- a CDS encoding malate dehydrogenase, whose product MTVLSILGAGKIGGEVAFLSAATGIAGEIHLFDINKPLLEAQRLDLLHTGLDISIDTDPENIRNSDIILFAAGMARNPQIKTRADLLDVNIRVASECMKCINSFDGVFIAVTNPMDALNYYFCTKGGIEREKCIGFGGQLDTARLHLFLKEKGIAPDNTAQALGEHGEFQVPVFSGLKEEVPTDLREEILSMMRGASMPVIKGKGGTVFGPAQNIVDLIRIISQDLRETVPCSCALDGEYGISSCSMGVPAVIGREGILRIEETDLDEWEMNKMNEAAEHLKTLCGRF is encoded by the coding sequence ATGACAGTCCTCTCGATACTGGGTGCAGGCAAGATCGGCGGCGAGGTTGCATTTTTATCCGCAGCCACCGGAATTGCCGGTGAAATACATCTTTTCGACATAAACAAACCCCTCCTTGAGGCACAGAGGCTCGATCTTCTCCATACAGGACTCGACATCAGTATCGATACAGATCCTGAAAACATCCGCAACTCCGATATCATCCTCTTTGCAGCGGGAATGGCGAGGAATCCGCAGATAAAGACCAGGGCGGATCTTCTCGACGTCAATATCCGCGTCGCATCCGAGTGCATGAAATGCATAAACAGTTTTGACGGGGTGTTCATTGCCGTTACAAATCCGATGGACGCTCTAAATTATTATTTCTGCACAAAAGGCGGGATTGAAAGAGAGAAGTGCATCGGCTTCGGCGGACAGCTTGACACGGCAAGACTCCACCTGTTCCTGAAGGAGAAAGGAATTGCCCCCGACAATACCGCGCAGGCCCTGGGAGAGCACGGAGAATTTCAGGTGCCGGTCTTTTCGGGTCTTAAGGAAGAAGTCCCGACCGACCTGCGCGAGGAGATCCTTTCGATGATGCGTGGAGCGAGTATGCCGGTTATCAAGGGAAAAGGCGGAACGGTATTCGGCCCGGCGCAGAATATAGTCGATCTAATCAGGATCATATCGCAGGATTTGCGCGAGACGGTCCCGTGCTCCTGCGCCCTCGACGGCGAATACGGGATCTCCTCCTGCTCGATGGGAGTCCCGGCAGTAATCGGGCGTGAAGGCATACTCCGGATCGAAGAGACAGATCTTGACGAATGGGAGATGAACAAAATGAACGAAGCGGCGGAGCACCTGAAAACGCTCTGCGGGAGATTCTGA
- a CDS encoding DNA-directed DNA polymerase, with product MGHKQEQEPSQPVSVAINQVEYSNTAEGSIVHILGRDESGKAHEIRVKGFRPYFYAPVGQAEMVPTPDSTEVDLTKEYTSIRGEKLRRIYTRTPGDVREVRDRYTHFEADILFTTRFMIDCGITGGITVPSDYADYTEVSPCNLSVSPRICMMDIECEDLNGFPDPNRDRINCITCWDSYDDHYTTFFWKNEDSPFKGSIKPSLENHTVQEFDTEKGLLTALVSYIREKDPDIMSGWNFVDFDIPYTLGRMKNLNIHEDALSRLPGVSSRAPVRGRAIFDLLTAYKKMQGARKESYRLDAIGEEELGEGKIRYTGTISELWIEDPQTLVDYNLKDVELCVGINKKNDIIEFYQEIARYVGCPLDNTINSSNIVDIFVLRKAHGKYVLPSKGFANAEEFEGATVFDPSRGVKENVVVLDLKSLYPMCMMTINASPETKDPNGELHAPNGIRFRKEPDGLTRSIISDLLAERDEKKALRNKYEYGSPEYKLYDIQQNVMKVIMNTYYGVSGYARFRLYDREIGSAVTSVGRAIIEHTRNVIEKMGFTVLYGDTDSCMIQLPPLDREETINTAREIEAELNSSYSTFAREALGAEKHYFSIKFEKIYKRFFQAGRKKRYAGHLVWKEGQDIDKIDIVGFEMKRSDSSHMTKVVQLHVMELILKGSEISELKAYLKEIITGYRKGRYSLDDIGVPGGIGKALDAYETKDAQVRGAMYSNKYLGTDFKRGSKPKRVYIKNVTSKYPKTDVICFEYADQVPPEFIVDYETMLEKSIKQPISRIIEAIGLKWDDIDPSRTTLFDFGM from the coding sequence ATGGGTCATAAACAGGAGCAGGAGCCGTCACAGCCGGTCTCTGTCGCCATCAACCAGGTCGAATACTCGAACACTGCGGAAGGATCGATCGTTCATATCCTCGGACGGGACGAATCAGGGAAAGCGCACGAGATCAGGGTGAAAGGATTCAGGCCGTACTTTTATGCACCTGTCGGGCAGGCTGAAATGGTCCCGACTCCGGATTCGACCGAAGTAGATCTTACAAAGGAATATACTTCGATAAGAGGCGAAAAACTCCGGCGAATCTATACAAGGACTCCGGGAGATGTCAGGGAAGTCAGGGACAGGTACACCCATTTCGAAGCCGACATCCTCTTCACCACGCGGTTTATGATCGACTGCGGTATCACCGGGGGGATTACCGTCCCTTCAGATTATGCAGATTACACCGAAGTCAGCCCGTGCAACCTGAGCGTCTCACCCCGGATCTGCATGATGGATATCGAATGCGAGGACCTAAACGGCTTTCCCGATCCCAACCGCGACAGGATCAACTGTATCACGTGCTGGGACTCATACGACGATCATTATACCACTTTCTTCTGGAAGAACGAGGATTCACCATTTAAGGGCAGCATCAAACCGTCGCTGGAAAATCATACCGTGCAGGAATTCGATACCGAAAAAGGACTCCTGACGGCACTGGTATCCTACATACGTGAAAAAGATCCCGATATAATGTCGGGCTGGAATTTCGTAGACTTCGATATTCCCTACACTCTCGGAAGGATGAAAAACCTGAATATTCACGAGGATGCACTTTCCAGGCTTCCCGGGGTTTCTTCGAGAGCTCCCGTAAGGGGTAGGGCCATATTCGATCTTCTGACTGCATACAAAAAGATGCAGGGAGCGAGGAAGGAATCATACAGACTTGATGCAATCGGGGAGGAAGAACTCGGCGAGGGAAAGATCAGGTACACCGGGACGATATCAGAACTCTGGATCGAAGACCCCCAGACTCTCGTTGACTATAACCTGAAGGATGTCGAACTCTGCGTAGGGATCAACAAAAAGAACGATATTATCGAGTTCTACCAGGAGATCGCGAGGTACGTCGGATGCCCGCTCGACAACACCATAAATTCCTCAAACATCGTCGATATCTTCGTCCTGCGAAAGGCTCACGGGAAGTACGTGCTTCCATCGAAAGGATTTGCAAATGCAGAGGAGTTCGAGGGTGCGACTGTATTCGACCCGTCACGCGGGGTGAAGGAGAACGTCGTCGTCCTCGACCTGAAATCCCTCTACCCGATGTGTATGATGACGATCAACGCATCGCCGGAGACCAAAGATCCTAACGGCGAACTGCATGCCCCTAACGGGATCAGGTTCAGGAAAGAGCCCGACGGTCTCACGAGGAGCATAATCAGCGATCTGCTTGCTGAAAGGGACGAAAAGAAGGCACTCAGGAATAAATACGAATACGGATCCCCCGAGTACAAACTCTACGACATCCAGCAGAATGTAATGAAGGTAATAATGAACACCTACTACGGTGTCAGCGGATATGCAAGGTTCAGGCTGTACGACAGGGAGATCGGTTCGGCCGTCACATCCGTCGGAAGGGCGATAATCGAACACACGCGAAATGTCATAGAAAAGATGGGATTCACCGTCCTGTATGGTGATACCGACAGCTGCATGATCCAGCTTCCTCCACTCGACAGGGAAGAGACCATAAACACCGCACGTGAGATCGAGGCGGAACTCAACTCAAGTTACTCCACCTTCGCAAGGGAAGCGCTCGGGGCCGAGAAACATTACTTCTCAATAAAATTCGAGAAGATCTACAAGCGGTTCTTCCAGGCCGGACGGAAGAAGAGATACGCGGGACATCTCGTCTGGAAAGAGGGACAGGATATAGACAAGATAGACATCGTCGGATTCGAGATGAAGAGGAGCGACTCCTCCCACATGACCAAGGTGGTCCAGCTTCATGTGATGGAGCTGATCCTGAAGGGGTCCGAGATCTCAGAACTCAAGGCATACCTCAAAGAGATTATCACCGGGTACAGGAAAGGCCGCTATTCGCTCGATGATATCGGCGTTCCGGGAGGGATCGGCAAGGCCCTCGATGCATACGAAACCAAAGACGCACAGGTCCGCGGCGCGATGTATTCGAATAAATACCTTGGGACCGATTTCAAGAGAGGCAGCAAACCGAAGCGTGTCTACATCAAAAATGTCACATCGAAGTATCCTAAGACGGATGTAATCTGTTTCGAATACGCCGACCAGGTGCCGCCGGAATTCATAGTGGACTACGAGACCATGCTTGAAAAGAGCATCAAGCAGCCCATATCAAGAATTATCGAGGCTATAGGGCTGAAGTGGGATGACATCGACCCGTCGAGAACGACGCTCTTCGATTTCGGGATGTAG
- a CDS encoding asparagine synthase C-terminal domain-containing protein produces MSMKITGWIEHGGKILSDEEIMNATGGGSPLLCSCGGEFYIEWDDCRARDHLGIIPGDCPPGKIVCDGKERCSIFPEIPDLSLDDAIIQSIRLRSDEGVVAFSGGVDSALVAAVSDRPAITVGISGCHDIIHSKEVAELAGLKSHTICEIETDEIEPVLKKVLRVIPRKTPLDASIAATLFFVARWASANGHKRILAGQGADELFGGYARYLEPGDPAEKLKTDFEGLSVQSKRDQAVASIHGTYVSCPYLDMRVVRASQALPPGGMVREGIRKYPLRAVAASHMPEEAAFYSKKAMQYGSGVWKEIQRLARKNGYKNSVQRYIDQLINQINP; encoded by the coding sequence ATGAGCATGAAGATCACCGGATGGATAGAGCACGGGGGAAAGATCCTCTCGGACGAAGAGATCATGAACGCGACCGGGGGAGGCTCTCCTCTCCTTTGCAGTTGCGGCGGCGAATTTTACATTGAGTGGGACGACTGCCGGGCGAGGGATCACCTCGGCATCATTCCCGGAGATTGTCCTCCGGGAAAGATCGTGTGCGACGGGAAGGAGAGATGCAGCATCTTCCCGGAGATCCCGGATCTCAGTCTCGACGATGCAATAATACAGTCCATCCGGCTCAGGAGCGATGAAGGCGTTGTTGCATTCTCGGGAGGTGTCGACTCCGCGCTTGTCGCGGCAGTCTCCGACAGACCGGCGATTACCGTCGGCATCAGCGGCTGCCACGACATCATTCACTCGAAAGAGGTTGCAGAACTGGCAGGACTGAAGTCTCATACGATCTGTGAGATTGAAACCGACGAGATAGAACCGGTGTTGAAAAAGGTTCTCAGGGTAATCCCGAGAAAGACGCCACTCGACGCATCGATCGCGGCCACGCTCTTCTTCGTTGCACGATGGGCGTCTGCAAACGGTCACAAGAGAATACTTGCAGGCCAGGGGGCCGACGAGCTTTTCGGCGGCTACGCCCGCTATCTTGAGCCCGGCGATCCTGCTGAAAAACTGAAAACGGATTTCGAAGGTCTCTCCGTCCAGTCCAAACGCGATCAGGCGGTCGCATCGATCCACGGGACATATGTCTCGTGCCCGTACCTCGACATGAGAGTGGTGCGCGCTTCGCAGGCACTACCACCCGGCGGAATGGTCCGTGAAGGTATCAGAAAATACCCCCTGAGAGCGGTCGCCGCATCGCATATGCCCGAAGAAGCAGCCTTTTACAGCAAGAAAGCGATGCAGTACGGGAGCGGAGTGTGGAAAGAAATCCAGAGACTTGCACGTAAAAACGGTTATAAAAATTCGGTGCAACGGTACATAGATCAATTGATTAATCAAATTAATCCCTGA